A DNA window from Sporosarcina sp. ANT_H38 contains the following coding sequences:
- the hpaI gene encoding 2,4-dihydroxyhept-2-ene-1,7-dioic acid aldolase: MAYEEAKKKLRGSICPVITPFTESGAIDEKVFTELINWQIESGSHGISVTGTSGEPSSLTIAERKRVMELAKETIAGRVFFAPGTGSTNHDETMELTKYAEELGADAAMVIVPYYNKPNQEALYQHFKTVADSVTTPIIIYNIPGRSAVNMEVSTMKRLVQDCPNIIGVKEANKDFEHVNRVLLNCGRDFLLFSGIELLCYPMLAIGGAGFISATANVEPTKVAELYNAWVAGDVARAQDLHFELMPLNDVLFKDTNPSPVKVALGMMGKITPKLRLPLGLPSAEIQQEVRESLIELEILPKEVAAK, translated from the coding sequence TTGGCATATGAAGAAGCTAAAAAAAAGTTAAGAGGTTCAATTTGTCCTGTAATTACACCCTTTACTGAGAGTGGTGCGATTGACGAAAAAGTATTTACTGAGTTGATCAATTGGCAAATTGAAAGCGGAAGTCATGGGATTTCTGTTACAGGAACGAGTGGTGAACCGAGTTCTTTAACAATTGCTGAAAGAAAAAGAGTTATGGAACTAGCAAAAGAAACGATTGCAGGACGCGTGTTTTTTGCACCTGGTACAGGGTCGACAAACCATGATGAAACAATGGAGTTAACGAAATATGCAGAAGAACTAGGTGCAGATGCCGCAATGGTTATCGTACCTTACTACAATAAACCGAACCAGGAAGCACTCTATCAGCACTTTAAAACGGTAGCAGATTCAGTTACAACGCCAATTATTATTTACAATATACCAGGCAGGTCCGCTGTCAATATGGAAGTTAGTACGATGAAACGCTTAGTCCAGGATTGCCCGAATATTATCGGTGTAAAAGAAGCAAATAAAGATTTTGAACACGTCAATCGTGTATTACTAAACTGTGGAAGAGATTTCCTATTGTTCTCAGGAATCGAACTGCTTTGCTACCCGATGCTTGCAATTGGCGGTGCTGGATTTATTAGCGCTACAGCAAATGTAGAGCCAACAAAAGTAGCAGAACTTTACAATGCATGGGTTGCCGGAGATGTTGCGAGAGCACAAGATCTTCACTTCGAATTAATGCCGTTAAATGACGTACTCTTCAAAGATACAAATCCATCACCAGTTAAAGTAGCACTTGGCATGATGGGGAAAATCACTCCGAAACTTCGCTTACCTTTAGGCTTACCTTCTGCAGAAATACAACAAGAAGTTCGTGAATCACTTATTGAACTGGAAATCTTACCCAAGGAAGTTGCTGCGAAATGA
- a CDS encoding ABC transporter substrate-binding protein: protein MKNYWRKMAVVVFSAALLLSACGGEEKKGSSEKNEETKKYKIGVTQIVEHPSLNAAFEGFKKAIEDAGLDVEYLVQNAQNDNSANTTIATNLVNSNVDLIFANSTPSAQAVASATQEIPIVFTSVTDAVGAELVKSLESPGGNVTGTIDLHPDVIPQTLTFLKEQLGAKNVGMIFNSGEQNARAQMDKVHEVIKDMDLNVVEAPVATSADVKQAVDSLIGKVDSLYIIKDNTVVSALESVTSVAYDNKLPMMVGELDSVKRGGLAAYGFNYHDLGYETGQMAVKILKGESKASELPVQVPKNLKFVINEETASKIGLEIKEEWKAELSE, encoded by the coding sequence ATGAAGAACTATTGGAGAAAAATGGCGGTTGTAGTTTTTAGTGCTGCATTGCTTCTATCGGCGTGTGGTGGCGAAGAGAAGAAGGGATCGTCCGAAAAAAATGAGGAGACAAAGAAATATAAAATAGGTGTCACGCAGATTGTAGAACACCCATCTTTGAATGCTGCTTTTGAAGGATTTAAAAAAGCGATTGAAGATGCAGGGCTTGACGTGGAATATCTAGTGCAGAACGCACAAAATGATAACAGTGCTAATACAACGATTGCTACAAACCTTGTTAATTCTAATGTAGACTTGATCTTTGCAAATTCGACACCTAGTGCACAGGCAGTGGCGAGTGCGACTCAAGAAATTCCGATTGTCTTCACGTCAGTTACAGATGCTGTAGGTGCTGAGTTGGTGAAATCATTAGAAAGTCCTGGAGGGAATGTAACAGGTACAATTGATTTACATCCTGATGTAATTCCGCAGACACTGACGTTCCTGAAAGAACAATTAGGAGCGAAAAATGTAGGCATGATTTTTAATTCAGGAGAACAAAATGCACGAGCTCAAATGGACAAGGTTCATGAAGTAATAAAGGATATGGATTTGAATGTTGTTGAAGCACCTGTTGCGACATCAGCAGATGTAAAACAAGCTGTCGATTCATTGATTGGTAAAGTAGACTCTTTGTATATTATTAAGGACAACACGGTTGTTTCTGCGCTTGAATCGGTAACTTCAGTTGCATATGACAATAAACTACCAATGATGGTCGGTGAGCTAGATTCCGTTAAACGAGGTGGATTAGCAGCATACGGTTTTAATTATCATGATCTTGGTTATGAAACAGGTCAAATGGCTGTGAAGATATTAAAAGGGGAAAGTAAAGCATCCGAATTACCTGTACAAGTTCCGAAAAATTTAAAATTTGTAATCAATGAAGAGACAGCATCTAAAATTGGTCTTGAAATTAAAGAAGAGTGGAAAGCTGAACTTAGTGAATAA
- the hpaD gene encoding 3,4-dihydroxyphenylacetate 2,3-dioxygenase, with translation MDFSIIRIARTVLHVLDLQVSRKFYVDGLGMIETESDENHIYLRGLEEHSHHSLLLKKADKVAVEVLSYKVEKEQDLDEIEKLFISQGLKTKWIAKGQQHAIGRTLRAHDISGIPLEFFAEMHTVDRMLQRYDLYRGAKIQRIDHVNCAVPDVQKAYNFYVDHLGFSCSEYTDTEDGDLWAAWLYRKPTVHDQAFMSGPGPKLHHFAYSLTDRLSVLDCCDVLASMGYANSIERGPGRHGLSNAFFLYLRDPDGHRIELYTGDYLTSDPDLKPKRWDLNDPLRQTFWGHKAPDCWFNETSTFLDIETGEEIECTEPLLEQRQPKIMA, from the coding sequence TTGGACTTCTCAATCATTCGAATCGCGAGAACTGTTCTTCATGTACTGGATTTGCAGGTGTCACGTAAGTTCTATGTTGATGGATTAGGCATGATTGAAACAGAAAGTGATGAAAACCATATTTACTTAAGAGGTTTAGAAGAACATTCGCATCATAGTTTACTATTGAAAAAGGCAGACAAAGTAGCTGTAGAAGTACTTAGTTATAAGGTGGAAAAAGAACAGGATCTCGATGAAATTGAAAAGCTATTCATCTCACAGGGCCTAAAAACAAAATGGATAGCGAAAGGTCAACAACATGCCATTGGAAGAACCCTTCGAGCCCATGATATCTCAGGTATACCATTAGAATTTTTTGCGGAAATGCACACTGTCGACCGGATGTTACAGCGCTATGATCTTTATCGTGGAGCGAAAATTCAACGGATTGACCATGTAAACTGTGCAGTACCTGATGTTCAAAAAGCTTATAATTTCTATGTCGATCACCTAGGATTCTCGTGTTCAGAGTATACGGATACTGAAGATGGAGACTTATGGGCAGCATGGCTTTATCGAAAGCCAACTGTTCATGACCAAGCATTCATGAGTGGACCTGGGCCAAAATTGCATCATTTTGCTTATTCACTGACAGATCGGCTTAGTGTGCTCGATTGTTGTGATGTTTTGGCAAGTATGGGGTATGCAAATTCGATTGAACGTGGACCTGGTCGTCATGGATTATCCAATGCTTTCTTCCTCTATTTGAGAGATCCAGATGGCCATCGAATTGAACTCTACACGGGTGATTATTTAACAAGTGATCCAGACTTAAAGCCGAAACGCTGGGATTTAAATGACCCACTTCGCCAAACTTTCTGGGGACATAAAGCACCAGATTGCTGGTTTAATGAAACAAGTACGTTCCTGGATATTGAAACGGGTGAAGAAATAGAATGTACAGAACCATTATTGGAACAAAGACAACCGAAAATAATGGCTTGA
- the hpaE gene encoding 5-carboxymethyl-2-hydroxymuconate semialdehyde dehydrogenase, translated as MVSVHGLASYKHETQKNILLYINGEFTPALSGKTIKNINPFTNEQINEVAEGQSADVNKAVAAAREAFDHGPWKTMKLNKRMAYIYRIADLIDEEIEKIAYLESLDTGLPISQTRNMVSRASENFRFYARMVESRLVGDAYQVDDEFINYTIHAPVGVAGLITPWNAPFMLETWKVAPALATGNTVVLKPAELSPLSANLLAEVIHKADLPKGVFNVVHGYGETAGDSLVKHPDVQLISFTGETTTGSTIIKNSADTLKSCSMELGGKSPIIIFEDADFDRALDACVWGIYSFNGERCTANSRLFVQEGIKDKFIEALKIRVENIKVGDPLDENTEVGPLIDKGHYSKVKKYLEIAKEEGTEVITGDIPIEFARGNFVAPTLLLKAENNMRVAQEEIFGPVLTVMTFKDEEEVIKLANAIDYGLAGYVWTNDIKRGHRVAHKVEAGMLWVNAQNVRDLRTPFGGSKSSGIGREGGHYGFNFYTEQKIIHVSIAEHRIQQFGKK; from the coding sequence ATGGTGTCAGTCCATGGTTTAGCTTCTTATAAACATGAAACACAAAAGAATATTTTACTCTATATAAATGGAGAATTCACTCCCGCTTTAAGTGGGAAGACTATCAAAAATATCAATCCGTTTACCAATGAACAAATTAATGAAGTGGCTGAAGGACAATCTGCTGATGTAAATAAAGCGGTAGCAGCTGCGCGGGAAGCTTTTGATCATGGTCCTTGGAAAACAATGAAGCTTAATAAAAGAATGGCATACATTTACCGTATTGCGGATTTGATTGACGAAGAAATAGAGAAAATCGCTTACTTGGAATCACTTGATACAGGACTTCCAATTAGCCAAACACGAAATATGGTAAGCCGAGCTTCAGAAAATTTTAGATTTTATGCTCGTATGGTGGAAAGTCGTCTTGTTGGAGATGCCTATCAAGTAGATGATGAATTTATCAACTACACAATACATGCGCCTGTAGGAGTGGCAGGATTAATCACGCCATGGAATGCCCCTTTCATGTTAGAAACATGGAAAGTTGCACCGGCACTTGCAACAGGAAATACAGTTGTTTTGAAGCCGGCAGAACTATCTCCACTTTCAGCTAATCTATTAGCTGAAGTGATTCATAAAGCCGATCTTCCTAAAGGTGTTTTCAACGTTGTTCATGGCTACGGTGAGACAGCAGGGGATTCACTGGTAAAACATCCTGATGTCCAGCTGATTTCATTCACAGGGGAAACAACGACGGGTTCAACAATTATAAAAAATAGTGCCGATACACTGAAAAGTTGCTCGATGGAACTTGGTGGGAAATCACCAATTATCATCTTTGAAGACGCTGATTTCGATCGTGCTCTAGATGCTTGTGTCTGGGGGATTTATTCTTTTAACGGTGAACGATGTACTGCTAACTCTCGCTTGTTTGTACAAGAAGGGATCAAAGATAAATTTATTGAGGCTTTAAAAATTCGTGTAGAAAATATTAAAGTCGGTGATCCACTTGACGAAAATACTGAAGTGGGGCCACTAATCGATAAAGGGCATTATAGTAAGGTGAAAAAATACTTGGAAATAGCAAAAGAAGAAGGCACCGAAGTGATTACTGGAGACATACCGATAGAATTCGCTAGAGGAAACTTTGTAGCACCGACGCTACTATTAAAAGCTGAAAATAATATGCGCGTTGCACAAGAAGAAATCTTTGGTCCAGTTCTAACAGTGATGACATTTAAAGATGAAGAAGAAGTCATTAAGTTGGCAAACGCTATCGATTACGGACTTGCTGGTTATGTATGGACGAACGATATTAAACGAGGACATCGCGTTGCGCATAAAGTTGAAGCAGGGATGCTTTGGGTGAATGCTCAGAACGTTCGTGATTTAAGAACACCTTTTGGGGGCTCAAAATCCTCTGGAATTGGACGTGAAGGTGGACATTACGGCTTCAATTTTTATACTGAACAGAAAATTATTCATGTTTCAATTGCTGAACATCGTATTCAGCAGTTCGGGAAAAAATAG
- a CDS encoding VLRF1 family aeRF1-type release factor — protein MSLSKEIQTLKNFQCEDRCVLSVYLNTNPGDPEQLNGAWRIHLKSGLKRIDEYLKASDDEKEIKAFNAVKTKIEKEVEDNKNDLSKGVVIFASADPELWSVHYVQVPVKTSFHWENHPVTQEMEYMYKAYPEAGIILPSFGEVRILDTAMGAVIGEVTYEFDPNLEGWGERSKASAAHNVGMGSSKGDAIEPRLRENLQRFYKGMGEIVAKLKKERGWAEIHVSGEADLANAFAETLREKPASCIYKNLNNSKPSDVLHQVFEK, from the coding sequence ATGTCATTAAGCAAAGAAATTCAAACCTTAAAAAACTTTCAATGTGAAGATCGTTGTGTATTGAGTGTATATTTAAACACCAATCCGGGTGATCCAGAGCAATTAAATGGTGCGTGGAGAATTCATTTGAAGAGTGGTTTAAAGCGAATTGATGAGTATTTGAAAGCTTCTGATGACGAAAAAGAAATAAAGGCTTTTAATGCCGTTAAGACAAAAATCGAAAAAGAGGTCGAGGATAATAAGAATGATCTAAGTAAAGGTGTTGTCATTTTTGCATCAGCAGACCCAGAATTATGGTCAGTTCATTATGTTCAAGTCCCTGTGAAGACTAGCTTCCACTGGGAAAACCACCCAGTAACTCAAGAAATGGAATATATGTATAAAGCATATCCGGAAGCGGGTATTATCTTACCAAGCTTCGGGGAAGTACGCATTTTAGATACAGCAATGGGAGCTGTCATTGGCGAAGTTACGTACGAATTCGACCCGAATCTGGAAGGATGGGGAGAACGGAGTAAAGCTTCGGCAGCGCATAATGTTGGAATGGGAAGTTCAAAAGGTGACGCAATTGAACCTCGCCTGAGAGAAAATCTACAAAGGTTTTATAAAGGAATGGGTGAAATCGTTGCGAAATTGAAGAAAGAGCGCGGTTGGGCAGAAATCCATGTGTCTGGAGAAGCTGATTTGGCAAATGCATTCGCCGAAACTTTGCGTGAAAAGCCAGCAAGCTGTATTTACAAAAACCTAAATAACAGCAAACCGAGTGATGTGCTTCACCAAGTTTTTGAAAAATAA
- a CDS encoding LysM peptidoglycan-binding domain-containing protein, whose amino-acid sequence MQLFYVVRPGDTLIRIAKRWELPVKSLIAANNLTSPYTISVGQQLSIPPGVNKYRVKSGDSVDRISQTFGVPASLIAETNRLSPPYVLAVGQLLQIPPGVSYYVAQPGDTLSKIANRFNVTTDGQINPGYLQKVNELPSTGINPGMKLVVPYAPTGYPGFLAYTSNRGGQYDIWVYNPRTGENKLLTNGLGDVFSKPVWSPDSNRIAFVGKDRIIYIIYAETGLIAGIDQLEVGVDFSLDWSPDSSSLAYVARGMILLYNATLHEAETIMQSGASDVSWFPSGTELLFQAPDSSGISQLFRSNTYGTAKKQITRNTNGPLHDTHLSPDGTFAFYTTPGASVSIIYTVEIATGAVHEVKGGPNGKNYFPEWSPDSLRIAYSATAFEDRGYFAQIRTVDRQGSEDRIWAISNCFSTPVTWSPDGRRIAYLSGCKEQEFATEMWVIDLGHPVPIRLIEGVNIVSVQWSPTSILDLLKKEFTSEKFGVNFQYPASWQRVNDERYEGDDGFFQISALVGSNSIDRVCHDVAYQKSMPYGSAPQIIKTQNSYEQSCTILPSADQPIEMKGQAAFITEYPSPQTIDGVSYNYFILWADKEHINEISTTIMFLP is encoded by the coding sequence ATGCAACTTTTTTATGTAGTTCGGCCTGGTGATACATTAATTCGCATAGCTAAGCGGTGGGAACTTCCAGTGAAATCACTTATTGCCGCAAATAATTTAACGTCTCCGTATACAATCTCTGTAGGGCAACAGCTATCAATTCCGCCTGGTGTCAATAAGTACCGTGTGAAGTCGGGTGATTCTGTGGATCGAATTTCCCAAACGTTTGGTGTTCCTGCTTCTTTGATAGCTGAAACAAATAGGCTTAGTCCACCTTATGTCTTAGCGGTTGGTCAGTTACTCCAGATACCGCCTGGTGTTTCTTATTACGTCGCCCAACCTGGGGACACATTGAGTAAAATTGCTAATCGTTTCAACGTAACGACAGATGGTCAAATTAACCCCGGGTATCTACAGAAGGTCAATGAACTCCCGTCCACGGGGATTAATCCAGGAATGAAGTTAGTCGTTCCTTACGCTCCTACGGGTTACCCAGGATTTCTTGCATATACATCCAATCGTGGAGGGCAGTACGATATTTGGGTTTATAATCCGCGAACTGGGGAAAATAAACTGCTTACAAATGGTTTAGGTGATGTATTCTCAAAGCCAGTTTGGTCGCCAGATAGCAATCGAATTGCATTTGTCGGGAAGGATAGAATTATCTATATTATTTACGCTGAAACGGGTTTAATTGCCGGTATTGATCAGTTGGAAGTAGGAGTAGATTTTAGTCTCGATTGGTCTCCGGATAGTTCCAGTTTGGCTTATGTAGCTCGAGGAATGATCTTGTTGTATAACGCCACGCTTCATGAAGCGGAGACAATTATGCAATCCGGCGCATCAGATGTTAGTTGGTTTCCGAGTGGCACGGAGTTACTGTTTCAAGCGCCTGATAGTTCTGGTATAAGTCAGCTTTTCCGAAGTAATACGTACGGAACGGCTAAAAAGCAAATTACTAGAAATACAAACGGTCCTCTTCATGATACACATTTATCGCCTGATGGTACTTTTGCTTTCTATACAACACCAGGAGCAAGTGTTTCAATCATTTACACCGTGGAAATTGCTACAGGTGCTGTACATGAAGTGAAGGGTGGACCAAACGGCAAAAACTACTTCCCAGAATGGTCTCCGGATTCTTTACGGATTGCCTATAGTGCAACCGCATTTGAGGATAGAGGCTACTTTGCGCAAATTAGAACTGTGGACCGTCAAGGGAGCGAGGATCGGATATGGGCGATTTCGAATTGTTTTTCTACTCCGGTCACATGGTCACCAGATGGAAGAAGAATTGCTTACCTTTCTGGATGTAAAGAGCAGGAATTTGCTACTGAGATGTGGGTGATCGATTTAGGTCATCCCGTCCCAATACGACTTATTGAAGGGGTAAATATCGTGTCAGTGCAATGGTCACCAACGTCGATTCTAGATTTGTTGAAAAAGGAATTTACGAGTGAAAAATTTGGTGTTAACTTTCAATATCCTGCAAGTTGGCAGAGGGTGAATGATGAAAGGTACGAAGGTGATGATGGCTTTTTTCAAATTTCAGCTCTTGTAGGATCGAATTCAATTGACAGGGTATGTCATGACGTAGCTTATCAGAAATCAATGCCCTATGGCTCGGCGCCACAAATAATCAAAACACAAAATTCATATGAACAGTCCTGCACAA